A portion of the Blautia hansenii DSM 20583 genome contains these proteins:
- the rpe gene encoding ribulose-phosphate 3-epimerase produces MEYQLSPSILAADFSNLGEEITKVERAGARWLHIDIMDGQFVPSISMGIPVISSIRKRTDLFFDVHIMALDPTALIEDFAKAGADLITVHVEACPNLDRTLRLIREKGCKVGVAINPATSVHVLENVLEIVDMVLIMTVNPGFGGQAYIPYCANKVRQIREMAKERNLTLDIEVDGGINKNTIQEVVDAGANIIVAGSAVFQGDVDANVKELKGIMER; encoded by the coding sequence ATGGAATATCAGTTATCCCCGTCTATCTTGGCGGCAGATTTTTCAAATCTGGGTGAGGAGATTACAAAAGTCGAAAGAGCTGGTGCACGTTGGCTTCATATTGATATTATGGACGGGCAGTTTGTGCCGTCTATCTCTATGGGAATTCCGGTGATTTCATCTATCAGAAAAAGAACAGATTTGTTTTTTGATGTCCATATTATGGCGCTGGATCCAACAGCTCTGATAGAAGACTTTGCAAAGGCAGGAGCAGATTTGATTACCGTTCATGTAGAAGCATGTCCAAATTTGGACAGAACATTGCGTCTTATCAGAGAAAAAGGCTGCAAGGTGGGTGTTGCCATCAATCCGGCTACTTCCGTGCACGTACTGGAAAATGTACTGGAAATCGTGGATATGGTGTTGATTATGACAGTTAATCCGGGATTTGGAGGACAGGCATATATTCCTTATTGTGCAAATAAAGTGCGTCAGATACGAGAAATGGCAAAGGAAAGAAATCTGACTTTGGATATTGAGGTTGACGGTGGAATTAACAAAAATACCATTCAGGAGGTAGTGGATGCCGGAGCAAATATTATTGTAGCCGGTTCTGCTGTTTTTCAAGGTGATGTTGATGCAAATGTCAAAGAACTGAAAGGAATTATGGAAAGATAA
- the rlmN gene encoding 23S rRNA (adenine(2503)-C(2))-methyltransferase RlmN: MEQIEIKSLSLVQLKNVMIEMGEKAFRAKQIYEWLHQKQAESFDEMSNLSAALREKLKERCVLTTLKMLEVQTSKIDGTQKYLFALPDGNVVESVLMKYKHGNSVCISSQVGCKMGCRFCASTIGGWTRNLLPSEMLEQIYRIQKLSGERVSNVVVMGTGEPLDNYENLLQFIRLLTDENGLHISQRNLTVSTCGIVPKMYALAEENLQITLAISLHASNQEKRAELMPIANKYSIEEVLEACRNYFEKTGRRLTFEYSLVGGKNDTKEDAEELARLIKGLNCHVNLIPVNPIKERDYVQSDKKVIENFKNKLEKYQINVTIRREMGRDIDGACGQLRKSYIDKKEDS; encoded by the coding sequence ATGGAACAGATAGAAATAAAATCCCTAAGTCTGGTACAGCTAAAAAATGTGATGATTGAAATGGGAGAAAAGGCTTTTCGTGCAAAGCAGATTTATGAATGGCTGCATCAAAAGCAGGCAGAGAGCTTTGATGAAATGAGCAATCTGTCCGCAGCCCTTCGGGAAAAATTAAAAGAGCGCTGTGTACTGACTACATTGAAAATGCTGGAAGTGCAGACTTCAAAAATAGACGGAACACAGAAATATCTTTTTGCCCTTCCTGACGGAAATGTAGTGGAAAGCGTATTGATGAAATATAAACACGGAAACAGCGTGTGTATTTCTTCTCAAGTAGGATGTAAAATGGGATGCAGATTTTGTGCATCTACCATTGGCGGTTGGACAAGAAATTTGCTCCCGTCAGAAATGCTGGAACAGATTTATCGTATTCAGAAGCTGTCGGGAGAGCGTGTTTCCAATGTAGTCGTGATGGGAACAGGAGAACCTCTTGACAATTATGAAAATTTATTGCAGTTTATCCGACTTCTGACAGATGAAAACGGTCTGCATATCAGTCAGCGAAATCTCACTGTATCTACCTGTGGCATTGTGCCGAAAATGTACGCACTGGCAGAGGAAAATTTGCAGATTACACTGGCGATTTCCCTTCATGCTTCCAATCAGGAGAAGCGTGCAGAGCTGATGCCCATAGCCAATAAATATTCTATTGAAGAAGTGTTGGAGGCGTGCAGGAATTATTTTGAGAAAACCGGCAGAAGACTTACCTTTGAATACAGCCTTGTAGGCGGAAAGAATGACACAAAAGAGGACGCAGAGGAGCTGGCACGGCTGATTAAGGGGCTGAATTGTCATGTGAATTTAATCCCTGTAAACCCCATTAAGGAGCGGGATTACGTGCAGTCAGACAAAAAAGTTATAGAGAATTTCAAAAATAAACTTGAAAAATACCAAATAAATGTTACTATTAGAAGGGAAATGGGCCGGGATATTGACGGGGCCTGTGGACAGCTAAGGAAAAGTTATATCGATAAGAAAGAGGACTCGTAA
- the rsgA gene encoding ribosome small subunit-dependent GTPase A: MQGRIIKGIAGFYYVTAESELYECKAKGIFRKEKMKPLVGDLVEIEILDEEKKLGNIVDILPRKNSLIRPAVANIDQALVIFAAKEPNPNLSLLDRFLVTMERQEIPVLICINKEDLALPEEIEEIKTIYQRCGYPVIFTSASKEKGIDELRAVLNGKTTAVAGPSGVGKSSLTNLLAPGIDMETGEISKKLGRGRHTTRHSQLIELWQETYLMDTPGFTSFYVENMEKEELRYYFPEFQDYEGSCRFQGCTHTHEPGCMVKEALENGKISRKRYENYLEMYRELEEKRRY; this comes from the coding sequence ATGCAGGGAAGAATTATAAAAGGAATTGCCGGCTTTTATTATGTAACAGCAGAGTCGGAATTATATGAATGTAAAGCAAAAGGAATTTTCAGAAAAGAAAAAATGAAGCCGCTGGTAGGCGATTTGGTAGAAATAGAAATTTTAGATGAAGAAAAGAAACTGGGAAATATTGTAGATATTTTACCCAGAAAAAATTCTCTTATCCGTCCGGCTGTGGCAAATATTGATCAGGCTCTGGTTATTTTTGCCGCAAAAGAGCCAAATCCAAATCTGTCCTTACTAGACCGATTTTTAGTGACTATGGAGCGACAGGAAATTCCGGTTCTGATTTGTATCAATAAAGAGGATTTGGCGCTGCCGGAAGAAATAGAGGAAATCAAGACGATTTATCAAAGATGCGGTTATCCTGTCATCTTTACCAGTGCAAGCAAGGAAAAGGGAATTGATGAGCTTCGTGCTGTTTTAAACGGTAAGACCACAGCGGTGGCGGGCCCTTCCGGTGTTGGGAAATCTTCACTGACAAATTTGCTTGCTCCCGGTATCGACATGGAAACGGGAGAAATCAGTAAAAAGCTTGGAAGAGGACGTCACACCACAAGACATTCCCAGCTTATTGAATTGTGGCAGGAAACATATCTTATGGACACACCGGGATTTACTTCTTTTTATGTGGAAAACATGGAAAAAGAGGAGCTTCGTTATTATTTTCCTGAATTTCAGGATTATGAGGGAAGCTGCAGATTTCAGGGGTGTACCCATACCCATGAGCCGGGCTGTATGGTAAAAGAAGCTTTAGAGAATGGTAAAATCAGTCGAAAAAGATACGAAAATTATTTAGAAATGTATAGAGAATTAGAGGAAAAGAGGAGGTATTAG
- a CDS encoding PadR family transcriptional regulator — protein MATIDLIVLGMLKKEPMGAYDIQKLVEYRNISKWVKISTPSIYKKVIQLEKKGLIKGEVVKEGKMPEKSVYTLTETGEKEFEKLMLEIAGKPIHLFLDFNAVIVNLDSLSPKMQKECINKIKENIGILKMYLAQNLQEKENIPKIPKTGIAVLKQQMVLVNTIEEWISSLEETF, from the coding sequence ATGGCAACGATTGATTTGATAGTTTTAGGAATGTTAAAAAAAGAACCTATGGGGGCATACGATATCCAAAAGTTAGTAGAATATCGAAATATATCTAAATGGGTAAAAATCAGTACCCCGTCTATTTATAAAAAAGTTATTCAACTGGAAAAAAAGGGACTTATTAAAGGAGAAGTCGTAAAAGAGGGAAAAATGCCCGAGAAATCAGTGTATACTTTAACGGAAACGGGAGAAAAAGAGTTTGAAAAGTTGATGTTAGAGATTGCAGGGAAGCCCATACATCTTTTTTTGGACTTTAATGCTGTAATTGTAAATTTAGACAGTCTATCTCCCAAAATGCAAAAAGAATGTATCAACAAAATTAAAGAAAATATAGGTATTCTTAAAATGTACTTAGCACAAAATCTGCAAGAAAAAGAAAATATACCGAAAATACCCAAAACAGGAATAGCTGTTTTAAAGCAGCAAATGGTTTTAGTTAATACAATCGAAGAATGGATTTCATCATTAGAAGAAACTTTTTAA
- a CDS encoding thiamine diphosphokinase, giving the protein MNTVLICGGFLEEETAKRALEKIKPDCIIGIDKGLEFCYRNQIYPQYILGDFDSIDKKVLDFYENQKEIPVQRYKPEKDATDARIGLELALKLGSKRIFLLGATGGRLDHYMGNLQSLQVPLKYGAKAWIIDSQNVITVWDSSFSVKKQDSFGKYISFLAMSEKVEGITLKGFKYPLLKYTMTNDDGIGISNEMQEDTVYVEFERGILLMIMSRDK; this is encoded by the coding sequence ATGAATACCGTACTGATATGTGGCGGATTTTTAGAAGAAGAAACTGCAAAAAGAGCATTGGAAAAAATCAAGCCCGACTGTATTATCGGTATTGATAAAGGCTTGGAATTTTGTTACAGAAATCAGATTTATCCTCAGTATATTCTAGGAGATTTTGACAGTATTGATAAAAAGGTGCTGGATTTCTATGAAAATCAGAAGGAAATTCCGGTGCAGCGATATAAGCCGGAAAAAGATGCCACAGATGCGAGAATAGGTCTGGAACTGGCATTAAAGCTGGGGAGTAAGAGGATTTTCCTGTTAGGGGCAACAGGAGGAAGATTAGACCATTATATGGGGAATTTGCAGTCTTTACAAGTGCCTTTAAAATATGGAGCAAAAGCGTGGATTATTGACAGCCAGAATGTCATTACTGTGTGGGACAGTTCCTTTTCTGTAAAAAAACAGGACAGCTTTGGGAAATATATTTCTTTTCTGGCAATGAGTGAAAAAGTGGAAGGAATTACATTAAAAGGCTTTAAATACCCTCTTTTGAAATATACCATGACAAATGATGATGGTATAGGTATTAGTAATGAAATGCAGGAAGATACAGTGTATGTGGAGTTTGAAAGAGGTATTCTTTTGATGATTATGTCGAGAGATAAATAA
- a CDS encoding helix-turn-helix domain-containing protein yields the protein MSEFRDFLDEQLEDKEFREEYENMSPEFDIIRAMVAARKERNMTQKELAEKTGITQADISRIENGTRNPSLDMIKRLAKGMGMRLKLEFISEPTKR from the coding sequence ATGAGTGAATTTCGTGATTTTTTAGACGAACAGCTTGAGGATAAAGAGTTTAGAGAAGAATATGAAAATATGTCTCCGGAATTTGATATTATTCGAGCAATGGTAGCAGCAAGAAAAGAGCGAAATATGACACAAAAGGAATTAGCAGAAAAGACAGGGATAACGCAGGCAGATATTAGTCGTATTGAAAACGGTACACGTAACCCTAGCCTTGATATGATTAAAAGATTAGCAAAAGGAATGGGAATGAGGCTAAAATTAGAATTTATTTCAGAGCCAACAAAACGATAA
- the ychF gene encoding redox-regulated ATPase YchF, translated as MKLGIVGLPNVGKSTLFNSLTKAGAESANYPFCTIDPNVGIVAVPDERLKLLGDFYQSKKVTPAVIEFVDIAGLVKGASKGEGLGNQFLANIREVDAIVHVVRCFEDENVIHVDGCIDPLRDIETINLELIFSDLEILERRIAKTTKTARMDKEAAKELEFLKQVKAHLEDGKPASSMELDGEEQELYMKEYNLLTWKPVIYAANVSEDDLADDAASNEYVAKVREYAKETGSEVFALCAEIEQEISELEEDEKKEFLEDLGIQQSGLEKLIVASYRLLGLLSFLTAGEDETRAWTIKVGTKAPQAAGKIHTDFERGFIKAEVVNYQDLLDCGSYAGAREKGLVRMEGKEYVVQDGDVILFRFNV; from the coding sequence ATGAAATTAGGTATCGTAGGACTTCCTAATGTAGGTAAAAGTACATTATTCAATTCTTTAACAAAGGCGGGGGCAGAGTCAGCAAACTACCCTTTTTGTACCATTGATCCCAATGTAGGAATTGTAGCAGTTCCTGACGAAAGATTAAAACTTTTAGGTGACTTTTATCAGTCTAAAAAGGTAACGCCGGCTGTAATTGAATTTGTTGATATTGCCGGTCTTGTAAAGGGTGCGTCAAAGGGTGAAGGTCTGGGAAATCAGTTTTTGGCAAATATCAGAGAAGTAGATGCCATTGTACATGTTGTCAGATGCTTTGAGGATGAAAATGTAATCCATGTAGACGGATGTATTGATCCTCTTAGAGACATTGAAACCATTAACTTAGAGCTGATTTTCTCTGACTTGGAAATTCTGGAAAGAAGAATTGCAAAGACTACAAAGACAGCCAGAATGGATAAAGAAGCGGCAAAAGAATTAGAATTTTTAAAACAGGTAAAAGCGCATTTAGAAGACGGAAAGCCTGCATCTTCCATGGAACTTGACGGAGAAGAGCAGGAGCTTTATATGAAAGAATATAATCTTCTTACGTGGAAACCTGTTATTTATGCAGCAAATGTTTCAGAAGATGATTTGGCAGATGATGCAGCTTCCAACGAGTATGTGGCAAAAGTAAGAGAATATGCAAAAGAAACAGGAAGTGAAGTTTTTGCATTATGTGCAGAAATCGAACAGGAAATTTCTGAGCTGGAAGAAGATGAAAAGAAAGAATTTCTGGAAGATTTAGGTATTCAGCAGTCCGGTCTTGAAAAGTTGATTGTTGCAAGCTACCGTCTGTTAGGTCTTCTGAGCTTCTTAACAGCAGGAGAAGATGAGACAAGAGCATGGACGATTAAGGTAGGTACAAAAGCGCCTCAGGCAGCGGGAAAAATCCATACAGACTTTGAAAGGGGATTTATCAAGGCAGAGGTTGTAAATTATCAGGACTTATTAGATTGCGGCTCTTATGCAGGGGCAAGAGAAAAAGGTCTTGTGCGCATGGAAGGAAAAGAATATGTAGTACAGGACGGAGATGTAATCTTATTCCGTTTCAATGTATAA
- a CDS encoding MurR/RpiR family transcriptional regulator: MMKKEMGCRERLIDKRDGEHTKKTERKIAAYLLGNFDKSLHSTLLELADEIGVSDASIVRFCKSIGYTGFQEYKINAALQSVPEPRLYNPSLSVDDNPAEICDKIFAIESSALEQTKQELDISVMNKVADVLLKARRINLVGTGGSAISARDFQHKLLKIGVRAELQEDKDLQLMSASLLTEEDVLFAISHSGSNLHVAETIELAQKRNAKIITLTMKSKNILVEKADYPLYVVSEKTIFESESFSARLAQLAMLDCLVALMAFKNFDGSLEAMKATRIATSVNKE, translated from the coding sequence ATGATGAAGAAAGAGATGGGATGCAGGGAAAGACTCATAGATAAAAGAGATGGAGAACATACCAAGAAAACAGAGCGAAAAATAGCGGCGTATTTATTGGGAAACTTTGATAAAAGTCTTCATAGTACACTGTTGGAGCTGGCAGATGAGATTGGCGTCAGTGATGCTTCTATTGTTCGCTTTTGTAAAAGTATTGGTTATACAGGGTTTCAGGAATATAAGATTAACGCAGCGCTGCAAAGTGTGCCGGAACCAAGATTGTACAATCCGTCCTTGTCTGTGGACGATAATCCGGCGGAGATTTGCGATAAAATATTTGCAATAGAAAGCTCTGCATTGGAGCAGACAAAGCAGGAGCTTGATATTTCGGTTATGAATAAGGTCGCTGATGTGCTGTTAAAGGCAAGGCGGATAAATCTGGTAGGGACGGGAGGCAGCGCCATATCTGCAAGAGATTTTCAGCATAAGCTGTTAAAAATCGGTGTGAGGGCAGAATTGCAGGAGGACAAAGATTTGCAGCTTATGTCGGCATCCCTTTTGACAGAGGAGGACGTCCTGTTTGCTATTTCACATTCAGGAAGCAATCTGCATGTGGCAGAAACCATAGAGTTAGCACAAAAGAGAAATGCCAAAATAATTACACTGACAATGAAAAGTAAGAACATTTTAGTGGAAAAGGCAGACTATCCTTTGTATGTGGTCAGTGAAAAGACTATTTTTGAGTCGGAGTCCTTTAGCGCTCGTCTGGCACAGCTGGCAATGCTGGATTGTCTGGTTGCTTTGATGGCATTTAAAAACTTTGACGGTTCTCTTGAAGCGATGAAGGCAACGCGTATTGCAACATCTGTAAATAAAGAATAA
- the pknB gene encoding Stk1 family PASTA domain-containing Ser/Thr kinase encodes MLNMGIIIGERYEVVGCIGSGGMADVYKAKDHKLNRFVAMKVLKPEFSADTNFIRKFQREAQAAAGLAHPNVVNVFDVGEDKGINYIVMELVEGITLKDYISKKGKLTVKEATSIAIQVSMGLEAAHNRNIVHRDIKPQNIIISTDGKVKVTDFGIARVASSNTISTNAMGSVHYSSPEQVRGGYSDFKSDIYSLGITMYEMVTGRVPFDGDTTVAIAIKHLQDEMVPPSQYVAELPHSLEEIILKCTQKSPDRRYSTLAELINDLKHSLIDPNGNFVNLTPLSNHAQTIMITPDEMKEIQNSAYTQPSSIYNDEEDDEDDEDEEIFEKPSKKRRRRHEEDDEDEEDEDDDDEERGGINTKLEKAMTIGGLIIGGIIICILIYMIASAAGLIKGGSGKTEKPKVEQTQEKEDEKLEVPDIVGKSEDDALKELNAKHLGLKKGGEEASDTVPEGMIARQEPKAGTKVEKNTKVTYYVSTGKSEEKEEVTIPTGLAGKALSDVQAELQQLGLSKVTIEKTKSEDVAVGKVISVNPKEGTSVSKDTEVTITVSIGSGDEMVSIPNVRGVKAADAQATLEKKGLIVTVEEAYDENAGVGEGEVYAQTPKAGNRVEAGTSVTIKVLNKNAASNGSGETQNGESVEAGQWATPEDVNIEKPSNYQGGQVRLRLVQDGDGSQSSGGKVILSDKVLEFSEKGGYNVGRIVGKEGVSEGTLYFDEMQADGNYKVLYQYQLEFKQE; translated from the coding sequence ATGTTAAATATGGGAATAATTATAGGTGAACGGTATGAGGTTGTGGGCTGTATAGGCTCCGGCGGTATGGCGGATGTTTATAAAGCAAAAGACCATAAACTAAACCGTTTTGTGGCGATGAAGGTGCTGAAGCCGGAATTCAGCGCAGATACAAATTTTATACGGAAATTTCAAAGAGAAGCTCAGGCAGCAGCAGGTCTGGCGCATCCTAATGTAGTAAATGTCTTTGATGTTGGGGAGGATAAAGGCATTAACTATATTGTAATGGAATTGGTAGAGGGTATTACCTTAAAAGACTATATTTCGAAAAAAGGGAAGCTTACAGTAAAAGAAGCCACTAGTATAGCAATTCAGGTTTCTATGGGGTTAGAAGCAGCACATAATAGAAATATCGTACATCGTGATATTAAACCGCAGAATATTATCATTTCCACAGATGGAAAGGTGAAAGTAACAGACTTTGGTATTGCCAGAGTGGCATCATCAAATACTATTAGTACCAATGCAATGGGTTCTGTTCATTATAGTTCTCCAGAGCAGGTACGTGGCGGTTACAGTGACTTTAAGAGCGATATTTACTCACTGGGTATCACCATGTATGAAATGGTGACAGGCAGAGTGCCTTTTGACGGAGACACAACGGTTGCCATTGCCATTAAGCATTTACAGGATGAGATGGTTCCTCCGTCTCAGTATGTGGCAGAGCTACCTCACAGTCTGGAAGAGATTATCTTAAAATGTACACAGAAAAGTCCTGACAGACGATACAGTACATTGGCAGAGCTGATTAACGATTTAAAACATTCTTTGATTGATCCAAACGGAAACTTCGTAAATCTGACTCCGTTAAGTAATCATGCACAGACCATTATGATTACACCGGATGAAATGAAAGAAATTCAGAACAGCGCTTATACACAGCCATCCTCTATCTATAATGATGAAGAAGACGATGAAGATGATGAGGACGAAGAAATCTTTGAAAAACCATCTAAAAAACGTCGCCGCAGACATGAAGAGGACGATGAGGATGAGGAAGACGAAGATGATGACGATGAAGAACGTGGCGGAATTAACACCAAGCTGGAAAAGGCAATGACCATCGGCGGTCTGATTATCGGCGGTATTATTATCTGCATCCTTATCTATATGATTGCATCCGCAGCAGGCTTGATTAAAGGCGGAAGCGGAAAGACAGAGAAGCCAAAGGTAGAGCAGACACAGGAAAAAGAGGATGAAAAACTGGAAGTTCCTGATATTGTAGGAAAATCTGAAGACGATGCGTTAAAAGAGTTAAATGCAAAGCATCTGGGACTGAAAAAAGGCGGCGAAGAAGCATCTGATACAGTACCGGAAGGTATGATTGCTCGTCAGGAGCCGAAAGCAGGAACAAAAGTAGAGAAAAATACAAAGGTTACTTATTACGTCAGCACAGGAAAGTCTGAAGAAAAGGAAGAGGTTACTATTCCAACAGGACTTGCCGGAAAAGCTTTAAGCGATGTTCAGGCTGAATTACAGCAGTTGGGACTTAGCAAAGTAACGATTGAAAAGACAAAAAGCGAAGATGTAGCAGTAGGTAAAGTTATTTCTGTAAATCCAAAAGAAGGTACTTCTGTTTCCAAAGACACAGAAGTGACAATTACAGTCAGCATCGGTTCCGGCGATGAAATGGTATCCATACCAAATGTTCGTGGAGTAAAAGCAGCAGATGCACAGGCAACCTTAGAGAAAAAAGGACTGATTGTAACAGTGGAAGAAGCTTATGATGAAAATGCCGGTGTCGGAGAAGGTGAAGTATATGCACAGACTCCAAAGGCAGGAAATCGTGTAGAGGCAGGAACTTCTGTAACAATTAAGGTTCTGAATAAAAATGCTGCTTCCAATGGAAGTGGAGAGACACAGAATGGCGAAAGCGTAGAAGCCGGACAGTGGGCTACACCGGAAGACGTCAACATTGAAAAACCAAGCAATTATCAGGGTGGTCAGGTACGCCTTCGTCTGGTACAGGACGGAGACGGCAGCCAGAGTAGCGGAGGAAAAGTTATTCTTTCCGATAAGGTGCTGGAATTCAGTGAAAAAGGCGGCTACAATGTAGGAAGAATTGTAGGAAAAGAAGGCGTTTCCGAAGGAACATTGTATTTCGATGAAATGCAGGCTGATGGAAATTATAAAGTTTTATATCAGTATCAGTTAGAATTTAAACAAGAATAA
- a CDS encoding aspartyl-phosphate phosphatase Spo0E family protein, producing the protein MTELELKEEIEKTRNVLNMAVRERWGSGKVLDISRNLDCLIEKYMEIRNQKMVAGQ; encoded by the coding sequence ATGACAGAGCTTGAACTGAAAGAAGAAATTGAGAAAACAAGAAACGTTTTAAATATGGCAGTAAGAGAGAGATGGGGCTCAGGAAAGGTTTTGGATATCAGCAGAAATCTGGACTGCCTGATAGAAAAGTATATGGAAATACGCAATCAGAAAATGGTTGCGGGACAGTAA
- a CDS encoding Stp1/IreP family PP2C-type Ser/Thr phosphatase, which translates to MKSYSVTDVGQKRQVNQDFVFASEEPVGNLPNLFIVADGMGGHNAGDFASSFAVQTFLHSVLEDENQNPIKIIRSAIEEANRKVLEKARTHADMSGMGTTMVLVTVVDDYAYVANVGDSRLYLIEDRITQITKDHSLVQELVRRGLLTKEEAQNHPDKNKITRVIGISPEIEVDFFDIHLKENSTLLLCSDGLSNMVSDEEIWRIANTSRDLREMGMRLVSLANENGGKDNIAVVLVQPDTKEVEIC; encoded by the coding sequence ATGAAATCATATTCTGTAACTGATGTGGGACAGAAACGTCAGGTAAATCAGGACTTTGTGTTTGCATCTGAGGAGCCGGTAGGAAATTTGCCAAATCTTTTTATCGTTGCAGATGGAATGGGAGGGCATAATGCAGGAGATTTTGCTTCCAGCTTTGCCGTTCAGACATTTCTTCATTCTGTTTTAGAAGATGAAAATCAAAATCCCATAAAGATTATCCGCAGCGCAATAGAAGAAGCAAATCGTAAGGTTCTTGAGAAAGCCAGAACACATGCAGATATGTCAGGAATGGGAACGACCATGGTACTTGTTACTGTTGTAGATGACTATGCTTATGTAGCTAATGTAGGTGACAGCAGACTGTATCTCATAGAGGATCGGATTACTCAGATTACAAAGGATCATTCCCTTGTACAGGAATTAGTAAGACGAGGATTGCTGACGAAAGAAGAAGCACAAAATCATCCGGATAAGAATAAGATTACAAGGGTAATCGGTATTAGTCCGGAGATAGAGGTAGACTTTTTTGACATACATTTAAAGGAAAACAGTACCTTACTATTATGCTCAGATGGATTGTCTAATATGGTTTCTGATGAGGAAATCTGGAGAATTGCAAATACAAGCAGGGATTTAAGGGAAATGGGAATGCGTCTTGTTTCTCTGGCAAATGAAAACGGCGGTAAAGATAATATAGCAGTAGTGCTGGTTCAGCCAGACACAAAAGAGGTGGAAATATGTTAA
- the rsmB gene encoding 16S rRNA (cytosine(967)-C(5))-methyltransferase RsmB codes for MVNKVNLRELVLGILLEINKEGQHSHLVIRSTLEKYQYLEKQERAFLTRVCEGTLEYKLRLDYILDQYSSVPVEKMKPVIREILRSSVYQLLYMDNVPDSAVCDEAVKLARKKGFYNLTGFVNGVLRKVAREYGSIHFPEKDQPVEYLSVLYSMPKWLVEKFLGEYGFEKTEKMLEAFLTEKPTTIRIRQHLVDKGAVLDSLKRQKVTVEPAPYVENAYYIKDYDYLPALEAFRMGNIQVQDVSSMLVGEVADPKEGDYVIDLCAAPGGKTLCIADKLKGTGRIDARDISRTKTDLIRENAIRQNFLNVVVTEKDATQLDSESFEKADILIADVPCSGLGVIGKKTDIKYNITQNGIAELVNLQRKILEQASTYVKPGGTLIYSTCTINKEENIENVRWFVENYPYELESIDDYLCEELRSDTTKEGYLQLLSGVHDCDGFFIARLKRKTEWNR; via the coding sequence ATGGTAAATAAGGTAAATTTAAGAGAATTGGTACTGGGGATTTTGCTGGAAATCAATAAAGAAGGACAGCACAGCCATCTGGTTATCCGCAGTACATTAGAGAAATATCAATATCTGGAAAAGCAGGAAAGAGCTTTTCTTACCAGAGTCTGCGAAGGAACGTTAGAATACAAGCTGCGTTTAGATTATATTTTAGACCAGTATTCTTCCGTACCTGTGGAAAAGATGAAACCGGTTATCCGTGAAATTTTAAGAAGCAGCGTATATCAGCTTTTATACATGGACAACGTGCCGGACAGCGCAGTTTGCGACGAAGCGGTAAAGCTGGCAAGAAAAAAAGGGTTTTATAATCTGACAGGTTTTGTCAACGGTGTTTTGAGAAAAGTGGCAAGAGAGTACGGCAGTATCCATTTTCCGGAAAAAGATCAGCCGGTGGAATATCTTTCTGTTTTATATTCCATGCCAAAATGGCTGGTAGAAAAATTTTTGGGAGAGTATGGATTTGAAAAGACGGAAAAGATGTTGGAGGCGTTTTTAACGGAAAAACCTACGACCATTCGTATTCGTCAGCATCTGGTAGATAAAGGAGCTGTACTGGACAGCCTGAAAAGACAGAAGGTAACAGTGGAACCGGCTCCGTATGTGGAAAATGCCTATTATATAAAGGACTATGATTATCTTCCTGCTTTGGAAGCTTTTCGCATGGGAAACATTCAGGTGCAGGATGTCAGCTCCATGCTGGTAGGTGAAGTGGCAGATCCAAAAGAGGGAGATTATGTCATTGATTTATGTGCAGCGCCGGGCGGAAAGACTTTGTGCATTGCAGATAAGTTAAAAGGAACAGGGCGGATAGATGCCAGAGATATCAGCAGAACAAAGACAGACCTCATAAGGGAAAATGCCATTCGTCAGAACTTTTTAAATGTAGTGGTAACAGAAAAGGATGCCACGCAGTTAGACTCGGAGTCTTTTGAAAAGGCAGATATTCTTATTGCGGATGTACCCTGCTCCGGTCTGGGCGTAATCGGAAAGAAAACAGACATTAAATACAATATCACACAGAACGGAATTGCAGAGCTGGTAAATTTGCAGAGAAAAATTCTGGAGCAGGCTTCTACTTATGTAAAACCGGGCGGTACATTGATTTATAGTACCTGTACCATTAACAAAGAAGAAAATATTGAAAATGTCCGCTGGTTTGTGGAAAATTACCCTTATGAATTAGAAAGTATTGATGATTATCTCTGCGAAGAACTGAGAAGCGATACCACAAAGGAAGGATATTTACAGCTTCTTTCGGGAGTACATGATTGTGATGGATTTTTCATTGCGAGATTAAAGAGGAAAACAGAATGGAACAGATAG